A stretch of Microtus pennsylvanicus isolate mMicPen1 chromosome 5, mMicPen1.hap1, whole genome shotgun sequence DNA encodes these proteins:
- the LOC142851108 gene encoding olfactory receptor 5B2-like produces the protein MALMKNGTEVTLFLLLGLTDDPGLQLPLFITFLLIYSITLVGNLGMILLILLDSRLHTPMYIFLGNLSLVDFCYSSAVTPRVMTELLGGDKVISYNDCAAQMFFFAGFATAENYLLASMAYDRYVAVCKPLHYASTMTKSVYTWLIIGSYVISFMNASIHIADIFTLSFCKSNVIHHFFCDVPAIMTLTCFDNQFRELVLLYTESLNIFFALIVIWTSYMLIFVTILKMHSAAGHRKAVSTCASHFTAVSIFYGTVIFMYLQPSSNHTMDTDKVTSVFYTMVIPMLNPLIYSLRNKEVKNAFLKSILHS, from the coding sequence ATGGCACTGATGAAGAATGGAACGGAAGTGACATTGTTCCTGCTGTTGGGACTCACTGATGACCCGGGCTTACAGCTTCCACTCTTCATCACCTTCCTGCTCATCTATAGCATCACCCTGGTGGGGAACCTGGGGATGATCCTGCTGATTCTCTTGGACTCTCGCCTTCATACCCCCATGTATATTTTCCTTGGTAACCTTTCTCTGGTGGATTTTTGTTACTCCTCAGCTGTCACGCCCAGAGTCATGACTGAGCTTCTTGGGGGTGACAAGGTCATTTCCTACAATGATTGTGCTGCTCAGATGTTCTTCTTTGCAGGTTTTGCTACTGCGGAGAATTACCTGTTGGCCtcaatggcctatgatcgctatgTAGCAGTATGTAAGCCCCTACACTATGCCAGCACCATGACTAAAAGTGTATATACATGGCTGATTATTGGCTCTTACGTCATCAGTTTCATGAATGCCTCTATCCATATCGCAGACATATTCACTCTCTCCTTTTGTAAGTCCAATGTGATCCATCATTTTTTCTGTGACGTTCCAGCAATCATGACTCTCACTTGCTTTGATAATCAATTTAGGGAACTGGTTCTTCTTTATACTGagagtttaaatattttttttgctcTCATAGTCATCTGGACatcttacatgttaatttttgTCACTATCTTAAAGATGCACTCAGCTGCAGGACATCGTAAGGCTGTATCCACCTGTGCCTCCCACTTCACTGCAGTGTCTATTTTCTATGGTACTGTCATCTTTATGTATTTACAGCCCAGCTCCAATCATACCATGGACACAGACAAAGTTACTTCTGTGTTCTACACCATGGTCATTCCTATGCTTAACCCTCTGATCTATAGTCTGAGGAACAAGGAGGTCAAGAATGCATTCTTAAAGTCAATACTACATTCTTAA